In one window of Nocardioides sp. DNA:
- a CDS encoding ribbon-helix-helix protein, CopG family: MPDVLIRDVPGEDLAALDEHAKKMGLTRSEYLRRRLHAEARRTTSSVTVQDFSTLAATIADLTDPDVMRDAWS; encoded by the coding sequence ATGCCTGACGTGTTGATCAGAGACGTGCCGGGGGAGGACCTGGCTGCTCTTGACGAGCATGCCAAGAAGATGGGGCTGACTCGGAGTGAGTACTTGCGTCGGCGGCTGCACGCTGAGGCGCGCCGCACCACCTCGTCCGTGACGGTGCAGGACTTCAGCACCCTCGCCGCCACGATTGCGGATCTGACCGATCCCGACGTGATGCGTGATGCCTGGTCATGA
- a CDS encoding PIN domain nuclease gives MTVWLVDKSALVRLASTPQADEWATRIERGLVAISTVTRLEVGYSARSASDLTRVLGDPPLGSMPVEYLTPAMEDRAVQIQHLLARRGQHRTPSIPDLLIAATAELSGRTVLHLDKDFDLIAEITGQPTERLRH, from the coding sequence ATGACGGTCTGGCTCGTCGACAAGTCCGCGCTGGTGAGGCTGGCATCGACACCCCAGGCCGATGAGTGGGCCACGCGCATCGAACGCGGTCTGGTTGCGATCTCGACGGTGACCCGACTCGAGGTGGGCTACTCCGCGCGCTCGGCCTCCGACCTCACGCGCGTCTTGGGGGACCCTCCGTTGGGTTCCATGCCGGTGGAGTACCTGACGCCGGCCATGGAGGATCGCGCCGTCCAGATTCAGCACCTCCTCGCCCGACGAGGACAGCACCGAACTCCCTCGATCCCGGATCTGCTCATCGCCGCCACGGCCGAGCTCAGCGGTAGAACGGTCTTGCACCTCGATAAGGACTTCGACCTCATCGCCGAGATCACTGGCCAACCGACCGAGCGCCTCCGCCACTAG
- a CDS encoding PIN domain-containing protein: protein MILVDTGPLVAAAIVKQPDHRACVDLFTGLQLAGRPLLVPATVVAETGFMLEKLGGVHAEAAFIRSLAQGDLEGIDLTVSDYARMAELITHYDDLPLGTTDASVIALAERLGVTEVATLDRRHFTVVRPRHVGALTLIPEGGPA from the coding sequence GTGATCCTGGTCGACACCGGCCCGTTGGTGGCGGCCGCGATCGTCAAGCAGCCTGATCACCGCGCATGCGTCGATCTATTCACTGGCCTTCAACTTGCGGGTCGGCCCCTGCTGGTGCCCGCCACGGTCGTGGCGGAGACGGGCTTCATGCTGGAGAAACTCGGCGGCGTCCATGCCGAGGCAGCCTTCATTCGGTCGCTTGCGCAAGGGGATCTCGAAGGGATCGATCTCACTGTTTCCGACTACGCGCGGATGGCCGAGTTGATCACGCACTACGACGACCTTCCGCTTGGCACGACAGACGCTTCAGTCATTGCCCTGGCTGAGCGATTGGGCGTCACCGAGGTTGCCACCCTGGATCGCCGTCACTTCACGGTGGTACGCCCACGGCACGTCGGTGCGCTCACCCTGATCCCTGAGGGCGGGCCTGCTTAG
- a CDS encoding addiction module protein, translating to MDQQHVDTMWADEISNRVDDILSGRVETIPGEEVFAAIEARLAAREAKQARPQGSG from the coding sequence ATGGACCAACAGCACGTCGACACGATGTGGGCCGACGAGATCTCGAATCGGGTCGACGACATCCTGAGCGGCCGTGTCGAGACGATTCCTGGCGAGGAGGTCTTTGCTGCGATCGAGGCCCGGTTGGCGGCGCGCGAGGCTAAGCAGGCCCGCCCTCAGGGATCAGGGTGA
- a CDS encoding MFS transporter, with amino-acid sequence MFVMAFATVPTPLYGLYQARNGFAEFTVTLAFGAYAVGVVVGLLLVGHVSDRIGRRQALLGGVALEVACAGMFMFLADTGSLLFLRFLSGLGVAAFSTTAAAALPELHARWRPQGDPAVAHAAANVGNLGGLAVGPAVAGVLPTRRFHSSFRTPSLAACC; translated from the coding sequence GTGTTCGTGATGGCCTTCGCGACTGTCCCGACACCGCTCTACGGGCTCTATCAGGCGCGAAACGGTTTTGCCGAGTTCACCGTCACGCTGGCGTTCGGTGCTTACGCGGTCGGTGTCGTCGTCGGTCTGCTTCTGGTGGGGCACGTTTCCGATCGCATTGGTCGGCGTCAGGCGTTGCTGGGCGGCGTGGCGCTGGAGGTGGCGTGCGCGGGGATGTTCATGTTCCTGGCAGACACGGGCTCTTTGCTCTTCCTCCGCTTCCTGTCGGGTCTGGGCGTCGCGGCATTTTCGACCACTGCCGCTGCAGCTCTTCCGGAGTTGCATGCGCGGTGGCGCCCACAGGGAGATCCGGCGGTGGCCCACGCGGCCGCGAATGTGGGCAACCTGGGCGGGCTCGCCGTGGGGCCGGCCGTCGCTGGCGTTCTTCCAACGCGCCGATTCCACTCGTCTTTCCGTACGCCTTCTTTGGCGGCGTGCTGCTGA
- a CDS encoding TetR/AcrR family transcriptional regulator, which translates to MQRSRCSRKWATTDFSFPDVAARAGVNKTTVYRRWPTKLDLLAELFTDLTASEAPTPDTGSLTQDMEILLREISDLLDLPAVRAVLGASISGARDDESMRATLRTFWDHRFKRASVIVERAIGRDELPAGTNARGLLEAIFGPLYLRKLIVGQVVDEAYLKQLAALRVGPTPSP; encoded by the coding sequence ATGCAACGTTCACGCTGCTCGAGGAAGTGGGCTACGACCGATTTCAGCTTCCCCGACGTCGCGGCCCGAGCGGGAGTGAACAAGACGACCGTCTACCGCCGGTGGCCCACCAAGCTCGATCTGCTGGCGGAGCTGTTCACCGACCTGACCGCCTCGGAGGCCCCCACGCCGGACACGGGTTCCCTGACTCAGGACATGGAGATCCTTCTACGCGAGATCTCTGACCTGCTCGATCTCCCAGCAGTACGTGCAGTGCTCGGTGCGTCAATCTCAGGGGCGCGCGATGACGAGTCGATGCGTGCCACGCTCAGGACCTTCTGGGACCACCGTTTCAAGCGAGCGTCCGTGATCGTGGAACGGGCCATCGGTCGAGATGAACTACCAGCCGGGACCAACGCGCGGGGGCTCCTCGAAGCCATCTTCGGACCGCTCTACCTGCGCAAGCTGATCGTGGGCCAAGTCGTGGACGAGGCTTACCTGAAGCAGTTGGCGGCGCTCCGCGTCGGACCGACTCCGTCTCCCTGA
- a CDS encoding biotin/lipoyl-binding carrier protein, with protein MAERILAEMVANVLSVAVAPGDVVAPGETVMLLESMKMEIPVIAEHGGTVESIGVDPGEVVQEGDILVVLT; from the coding sequence GTGGCAGAACGCATCCTGGCCGAGATGGTGGCCAACGTCCTCAGTGTGGCCGTCGCGCCCGGCGACGTGGTCGCCCCCGGCGAGACGGTGATGCTGCTGGAGTCGATGAAGATGGAGATCCCCGTCATCGCCGAACACGGCGGCACCGTGGAGTCGATCGGCGTGGATCCCGGCGAGGTCGTCCAGGAGGGCGACATCCTGGTCGTCCTCACCTGA
- a CDS encoding carbon-nitrogen hydrolase family protein, whose translation MSESELKVALVQAASSLEPRENREALATLTPTGVDLVVFPEVFQRDFGQPGSDVGPYAETPAGEFATTVAQTASAKQTTIVAGMFERSDDAHRPYNTLIAKGAVDERYRKVHLYDSFGFKESDSLRRAEIDPVVFDLQGFRVGLMTCYDLRFPEYARLLVEQDAEVLVLPAAWVAGERKVDHWRTLLRARAIENTCYVVAVGQPGPRYCGHSSVIAPNGDVVVEAGADAETLTATLSRDLLDETRRTNPSLLNRRL comes from the coding sequence GTGAGCGAATCCGAACTCAAGGTGGCGCTCGTCCAGGCCGCATCCTCTCTCGAGCCCCGGGAAAACCGAGAGGCGCTCGCCACCTTGACCCCGACGGGCGTCGACCTGGTCGTCTTCCCCGAGGTGTTCCAGCGTGATTTCGGCCAACCCGGCAGCGATGTCGGACCGTACGCCGAGACGCCTGCCGGCGAGTTCGCGACGACGGTGGCCCAGACGGCGAGCGCGAAGCAGACCACGATCGTGGCCGGGATGTTCGAGCGTTCGGATGACGCGCACCGGCCGTACAACACCTTGATTGCCAAGGGCGCCGTCGACGAGCGCTATCGCAAGGTGCACCTGTACGACTCCTTCGGCTTCAAGGAGTCCGACAGCCTGCGCCGCGCCGAGATCGACCCCGTGGTCTTCGACCTCCAGGGCTTCCGGGTCGGCCTGATGACCTGTTATGACCTGCGCTTCCCGGAGTACGCCCGACTCCTGGTCGAGCAGGACGCCGAGGTGCTCGTACTTCCAGCCGCGTGGGTGGCCGGTGAGCGCAAGGTCGACCACTGGCGCACGCTGTTGCGTGCTCGCGCGATCGAGAACACCTGTTATGTCGTGGCGGTCGGCCAGCCCGGGCCGCGCTATTGCGGCCATTCGAGCGTGATCGCGCCCAACGGTGACGTGGTCGTGGAAGCCGGGGCCGATGCCGAAACGCTGACGGCCACGCTGAGCCGCGACCTGCTCGACGAGACCAGACGTACGAATCCGTCGTTGCTGAACCGCCGGTTATAG
- a CDS encoding NTP transferase domain-containing protein — translation MPVEPAPVAIILTGGTGARLGGTDKAALEIAGSTLLERALTATACCSSVVVVGGQTPTSRVVRFTRESPVLGGPAAGLLAGLEAVEGSPEWVVVLAVDMPYVTSGTVSRLLAAAARDGAWLIGPDGRRALAGVLASSALRRVDPGPAARHGLPFFRLLRDLDLVAVPASSDEVHDVDNWADVPQ, via the coding sequence ATGCCTGTCGAGCCCGCGCCCGTCGCGATCATCCTCACCGGGGGGACCGGCGCGCGGCTGGGCGGCACCGACAAGGCAGCGCTGGAGATCGCGGGGAGCACGCTGTTGGAGCGAGCCCTCACGGCGACGGCGTGTTGCTCGTCAGTCGTGGTGGTGGGCGGGCAGACCCCGACGTCGCGAGTCGTACGTTTCACGCGCGAGTCACCCGTGCTCGGCGGGCCTGCGGCCGGGTTGCTGGCCGGACTTGAGGCAGTCGAGGGATCACCCGAGTGGGTGGTGGTGCTCGCGGTGGACATGCCGTACGTCACCTCGGGCACTGTGAGCCGCCTGCTCGCCGCGGCTGCCCGCGACGGCGCCTGGTTGATCGGGCCGGATGGCCGGCGGGCGCTCGCGGGCGTACTCGCTTCCTCGGCGTTGCGCCGGGTCGATCCTGGCCCGGCCGCTCGTCACGGCCTGCCGTTCTTCCGACTGCTGCGTGACCTGGATCTGGTGGCGGTGCCCGCGTCGTCCGACGAGGTGCACGACGTGGATAACTGGGCCGATGTCCCCCAGTGA
- a CDS encoding DUF6457 domain-containing protein, whose translation MNLHDWIDELMDALDIETEVDEALVLDLARDAAHQVERKAAPITTFLLGFAAGQQDADEVQTEALAAKASALAAQWDRPADAADPDDVTDEVPDDRGVDHSGDKFEDD comes from the coding sequence GTGAATCTCCATGACTGGATCGATGAGCTGATGGACGCCCTCGACATCGAAACGGAGGTCGACGAGGCGTTGGTCCTCGACCTCGCGCGCGATGCCGCGCATCAGGTCGAGCGCAAGGCCGCGCCGATCACCACGTTCCTCCTCGGGTTCGCCGCCGGACAGCAGGACGCCGACGAGGTGCAGACCGAGGCCCTGGCTGCCAAGGCCAGCGCGCTCGCGGCGCAATGGGACCGTCCGGCGGACGCCGCCGACCCCGATGACGTCACCGACGAGGTGCCGGACGACCGAGGGGTCGACCATTCGGGCGACAAGTTCGAGGACGACTGA
- a CDS encoding NAD(P)H-quinone oxidoreductase, with product MRAVFAREPGGPEVLELREVDDLEPGPGEVLLDVVATAVNRADLLQRQGFYPPPPGVSDVLGLECSGRVAAVGEDVSEWSVGDDACALLAGGGYATQVVVPAGQLLAIPDGVDLITAASLPEVAATVWSNVFMIANLQPGDDFLVHGGAGGIGTFAIQLAKAYGARVLTTAGSPEKLALCRELGADMALNYREQDFVEEVSRVTDGRGVDVILDNMGAKYLPRNVESLATSGRLVIIGMQGGIKGELDISALLKRRAAVIATSLRARPTEEKSAICAAVREHVWPLVEQGRIRTQVSATYDLADAAEAHRRLEGGENTGKIVLTTSA from the coding sequence GTGCGCGCCGTCTTCGCCCGCGAGCCGGGTGGTCCCGAGGTCCTGGAGCTTCGCGAGGTCGACGATCTCGAGCCCGGACCGGGCGAGGTGCTGCTCGACGTCGTGGCGACTGCCGTCAACCGAGCCGACCTGCTGCAACGCCAAGGCTTCTATCCACCGCCGCCAGGGGTCTCGGACGTGCTGGGCCTGGAGTGCAGCGGCCGGGTGGCCGCAGTCGGAGAAGACGTGTCGGAGTGGTCGGTGGGCGACGATGCCTGCGCCCTCCTGGCGGGCGGTGGCTATGCGACCCAGGTCGTCGTCCCCGCGGGCCAACTCCTTGCGATTCCCGACGGCGTCGACCTGATCACGGCCGCGTCCCTGCCCGAGGTCGCCGCGACGGTCTGGTCCAACGTCTTCATGATCGCCAACCTGCAGCCCGGCGACGACTTCCTCGTCCATGGCGGCGCAGGCGGGATCGGGACGTTCGCGATCCAACTCGCCAAGGCGTACGGCGCCAGGGTGCTCACCACCGCAGGTTCACCCGAAAAGCTCGCGTTGTGCCGCGAACTCGGAGCGGACATGGCACTCAACTACCGGGAGCAGGACTTCGTCGAGGAGGTGTCCCGCGTCACCGACGGCCGAGGCGTCGACGTCATCCTCGACAACATGGGCGCGAAATATCTCCCGCGCAACGTCGAGTCGCTGGCCACCTCCGGACGGTTGGTCATCATCGGCATGCAGGGCGGCATCAAGGGCGAACTCGACATCTCGGCGCTGCTCAAGCGACGCGCGGCCGTGATCGCGACTTCGCTGCGGGCGCGCCCGACGGAGGAGAAGTCGGCGATCTGTGCGGCCGTACGAGAGCACGTCTGGCCGTTGGTCGAGCAGGGCCGGATCCGTACCCAGGTCAGCGCGACCTACGACCTCGCGGACGCCGCCGAGGCGCACCGTCGGCTCGAGGGTGGCGAGAACACCGGGAAGATCGTGCTCACGACCAGCGCCTAG
- a CDS encoding bacterial proteasome activator family protein: protein MTEQPTEGTGQAPAEETVTIIGPDGQPIAQVPASALQIQEASDDDRGDDGDDDSAHITQLVEQPAKVMRIGSMIRQLLEEVKSAPLDEASRARLKEIHAASIKELESGLAPELIDELERLSLPFTEDGVPSESELRIAQAQLVGWLEGLFHGIQTAIYAQQVAARAQLEQMRRSLPMGMGGPQQGGEQPAAPGPMPPVNPGGEGGGMYL, encoded by the coding sequence ATGACTGAGCAGCCGACCGAGGGCACCGGACAGGCGCCCGCCGAGGAGACCGTCACCATCATCGGCCCCGATGGGCAGCCGATCGCACAAGTGCCGGCCAGCGCCCTGCAGATCCAGGAGGCTTCGGACGACGACCGCGGTGACGACGGTGACGATGACTCCGCCCACATCACGCAGTTGGTCGAGCAGCCCGCCAAGGTGATGCGGATCGGCTCGATGATCCGCCAGTTGCTCGAAGAGGTGAAGTCGGCGCCGCTCGACGAGGCCAGTCGCGCTCGCCTCAAGGAAATCCACGCGGCGTCGATCAAGGAACTCGAATCGGGGCTGGCTCCCGAGCTGATCGATGAGCTGGAGCGACTCTCACTGCCCTTCACCGAGGACGGCGTGCCGAGCGAGTCAGAGCTGCGCATCGCCCAGGCGCAACTCGTCGGCTGGCTGGAGGGTCTCTTCCACGGCATCCAGACCGCGATCTACGCCCAACAGGTCGCCGCGCGTGCGCAGTTGGAGCAGATGCGCCGCTCACTGCCGATGGGCATGGGCGGCCCGCAACAAGGCGGCGAGCAGCCGGCCGCGCCCGGCCCGATGCCTCCGGTGAACCCGGGTGGCGAGGGCGGAGGGATGTACCTCTAA